The following are from one region of the Corylus avellana chromosome ca1, CavTom2PMs-1.0 genome:
- the LOC132167344 gene encoding uncharacterized protein LOC132167344, with product MVKKLFYCELIVLCHLLLAAAVAAKNHGNPASDLVDIINNNRTAQKLSHLNDSPGLGCMALQYVEFCKDNCTSNNTVNCKPSEDDFTEVFAPNCGVELPTFDILTGHIVGCQSKYLEPLVAFSNVLVKDKKSLSLVRNKSHTEVGVGMVGVHKGHFFWCVLFSSGQTNSTFVLENHGLGIKQKKGCYSGSSIPCNGGHKISSVFLILNIISMGFLFLFLLQHW from the exons ATGGTGAAGAAGCTCTTTTACTGTGAGTTGATAGTTCTCTGCCATCTGCTGCTAGCAGCTGCTGTGGCCGCCAAGAACCATG GAAATCCTGCAAGCGATCTTGTGGACATCATCAACAACAATCGAACTGCACAAAAGCTTTCACACCTAAACGACAGCCCTGGTCTTGGGTGCATGGCCTTGCAATATGTTGAATTTTGCAAGGATAACTGCACCAGCAACAACACTGTAAACTGCAAACCCTCAGAAGACGACTTCACCGAAGTTTTTGCTCCCAATTGCGGGGTGGAGCTACCGACTTTCGATATCCTAACTGGCCACATTGTTGGTTGCCAATCAAAGTATCTTGAACCATTGGTAGCCTTTTCCAATGTTCTTGTCAAAGACAAGAAATCATTATCTCTTGTGAGGAATAAATCACATACTGAAGTGGGTGTGGGCATGGTTGGGGTCCATAAAGGGCACTTCTTTTGGTGTGTTTTGTTCAGCAGTGGACAGACAAACTCTACATTTGTTCTTGAAAATCATGGCCTAGGGATCAAGCAAAAGAAAGGGTGCTACAGTGGAAGCAGTATTCCTTGCAATGGGGGGCACAAGATCAGCTCTGTGTTTTTGATTCTGAACATCATATCCATGggctttttgtttcttttcctgTTGCAACATTGGTAA
- the LOC132188474 gene encoding 10 kDa chaperonin 1, chloroplastic, with product MASTFVTVPKPFVYKTNSPSLSNQRLLGLQRSSLRVNAISKKWEPTKVVPQADRVLIRLEQLPEKSSGGVLLPKSAVKFERYLMGEILSVGAEVGEVEAGKKVLFSDINAYEVDLGTDAKHCFCRSSDLLAVVE from the exons ATGGCTTCCACTTTCGTCACTGTACCAAAACCCTTTGTGTACAAAACCAACAGCCCCTCTCTCTCTAACCAGAGACTACTAG GTCTGCAGAGAAGCTCTCTGAGAGTCAACGCAATTTCCAAGAAATGGGAGCCCACCAag GTGGTTCCACAGGCTGATAGAGTTCTAATTCGTCTTGAGCAGCTGCCCGAG AAATCATCTGGTGGAGTTTTATTGCCCAAATCAGCTGTTAAATTTGAGCGGTATCTTATGGGAGAG ATTCTCTCTGTTGGTGCTGAGGTTGGGGAAGTGGAGGCTGGAAAGAAG GTTCTTTTCTCAGATATAAATGCCTATGAg GTGGATTTGGGAACGGATGCTAAGCA